One region of Pseudomonas glycinae genomic DNA includes:
- a CDS encoding DUF692 domain-containing protein, which yields MQTPHPTLQASVGLGLRRGLMKDLQAARTGDFDFLEVAPENWIGVGGAHGAALRELAERYPLSCHGLSLSLGGSAPLDVGFLREVRTFLDHHKVPLYSEHLSYCSDDGHLYDLLPLPFTEEAVRHVAARIRQAQDILGRRLAVENVSYYAAPRQDMDEVTFTNAVLREADCDLLLDVNNVYVNSINHGFDPQTFLAAIEPGRVVGMHVAGHFDESDTLKIDTHGASVKPVVWSLLADAYARFGAQPTLLERDFNFPAFSGLVAELQTIRRLQSEGGPRG from the coding sequence ATGCAGACTCCCCACCCCACCTTGCAGGCCAGCGTCGGGCTCGGCCTGCGTCGCGGCTTGATGAAAGACCTGCAAGCCGCGCGCACCGGCGATTTCGATTTTCTGGAAGTCGCCCCGGAGAACTGGATCGGCGTCGGCGGTGCCCATGGCGCCGCGTTGCGCGAGCTGGCCGAGCGATATCCGTTGTCCTGTCACGGGTTGTCGTTGTCGCTCGGTGGTTCGGCGCCGCTGGACGTCGGTTTTCTCCGGGAAGTGCGGACCTTCCTCGATCATCACAAGGTGCCGTTGTACAGCGAACACCTGAGCTATTGCAGCGACGACGGTCACCTCTACGACCTGCTGCCGTTGCCGTTCACCGAAGAAGCGGTGCGCCACGTCGCCGCACGGATCCGCCAGGCCCAGGACATTCTCGGCCGGCGCCTGGCGGTGGAAAATGTTTCCTACTATGCCGCGCCCCGGCAGGACATGGACGAAGTGACCTTCACCAACGCCGTGCTGCGCGAGGCGGATTGCGACCTGCTGCTGGACGTGAACAACGTCTACGTCAACTCGATCAACCACGGTTTCGATCCGCAGACGTTCCTGGCTGCCATTGAGCCGGGGCGGGTGGTGGGGATGCACGTGGCCGGGCACTTCGACGAGTCCGACACGCTGAAGATCGACACCCACGGCGCCTCGGTCAAACCGGTGGTCTGGTCGTTGCTGGCCGACGCCTATGCCCGATTCGGTGCGCAGCCGACGTTGCTGGAGCGGGATTTCAATTTCCCGGCGTTTTCTGGACTGGTGGCCGAGTTGCAAACCATTCGCCGCCTGCAATCCGAAGGAGGCCCGCGTGGATAG
- a CDS encoding acetyl-CoA C-acetyltransferase, which translates to MQDVVIVAATRTAIGSFQGSLASVSAVDLGAAVIRQLLEQTGLDGAQVDEVIMGQVLTAGAGQNPARQSAIKAGLPHAVPAMTLNKVCGSGLKALHLGAQAIRCGDADVIIAGGQENMSLANYVMPGARTGLRMGHAQIVDTMISDGLWDAFNDYHMGITAENLVEKYEISREQQDAFAAASQQKAAAAIEAGRFVDEITPILIPQRKGDPVAFKVDEQPRGDTTAESLAKLRPAFKKDGSVTAGNASSLNDGAAAVILMSAEKAKALGLPVLAKIAAYANAGVDPAIMGIGPVSATRRCLDKAGWNIGQLDLIEANEAFAAQSLAVAKDLQWDLDKVNVNGGAIALGHPIGASGCRVLVTLLHEMIKRDAKKGLATLCIGGGQGVALALERA; encoded by the coding sequence ATGCAAGACGTCGTCATTGTTGCCGCCACGCGCACCGCGATCGGCAGTTTCCAGGGATCGCTGGCCAGCGTCTCCGCCGTGGATCTGGGCGCAGCGGTCATCCGCCAGTTGCTTGAGCAGACCGGTCTGGACGGTGCCCAGGTCGATGAAGTGATCATGGGCCAGGTGCTGACCGCCGGCGCCGGCCAGAACCCGGCGCGCCAGTCGGCGATCAAGGCCGGTCTGCCACACGCCGTACCGGCCATGACCCTGAACAAGGTCTGCGGCTCGGGTCTCAAGGCCCTGCACCTCGGTGCACAGGCGATCCGCTGCGGCGACGCGGACGTAATCATCGCCGGCGGCCAGGAAAACATGAGTCTGGCCAACTACGTCATGCCGGGCGCGCGCACCGGTCTGCGCATGGGGCACGCGCAAATCGTCGACACCATGATCAGCGATGGCCTGTGGGATGCGTTCAACGATTACCACATGGGTATCACCGCCGAGAATCTGGTCGAGAAATACGAGATCAGCCGCGAGCAGCAAGACGCCTTCGCTGCCGCGTCGCAACAGAAAGCCGCTGCGGCCATTGAGGCCGGGCGCTTTGTCGATGAAATCACTCCGATCCTGATCCCGCAGCGCAAAGGCGATCCGGTGGCGTTCAAGGTCGACGAGCAGCCACGCGGCGACACCACCGCCGAATCCCTGGCCAAACTGCGTCCGGCCTTCAAGAAGGACGGCAGCGTCACCGCCGGCAACGCTTCGTCACTGAACGACGGCGCGGCCGCCGTGATTCTGATGAGCGCCGAAAAAGCCAAGGCCCTGGGCCTGCCGGTGCTGGCGAAAATCGCCGCCTACGCCAACGCGGGCGTCGATCCGGCGATCATGGGCATCGGCCCGGTGTCCGCCACTCGCCGCTGTCTGGACAAGGCCGGCTGGAACATCGGCCAGCTGGATCTGATCGAAGCCAACGAAGCCTTCGCCGCGCAATCGCTGGCGGTGGCCAAGGATCTGCAATGGGATCTGGACAAGGTCAACGTGAATGGCGGCGCCATCGCCCTCGGTCACCCGATCGGTGCATCGGGCTGCCGCGTGCTGGTGACCCTGCTGCACGAAATGATCAAGCGTGATGCGAAAAAGGGCCTGGCGACCCTGTGCATCGGCGGCGGTCAGGGCGTGGCCCTGGCGCTGGAACGCGCGTAA
- a CDS encoding NAD-dependent protein deacetylase, with translation MLDRPLPDPLDYLQQVMADGDFIVLTGAGISTPSGIPDYRDTDGVRRGRQPMMYQEFLAAPESRRRYWARAMLGWPRVRQARPNVAHEALASLQSHGRIGGLITQNVDTLHDQAGSHDVIELHGSLHRVLCLDCGQRSERDSIQQLMETQNPYLAGVDAVQAPDGDTLLDPAFEARFQVPHCPHCAGERMKPDVVFFGENVAQPTAARAMALAENAAGMLVVGSSLMAYSAFRLCRVIADRGKPLIAINLGKTRADELLDLKIEASCEQLLPLLTQRLTS, from the coding sequence ATGCTCGACCGTCCCCTTCCCGACCCGCTCGACTACCTGCAACAGGTCATGGCCGACGGCGACTTCATTGTGCTGACCGGCGCCGGGATCAGCACGCCGTCGGGCATCCCGGACTACCGCGACACCGACGGCGTACGCCGTGGCCGGCAGCCGATGATGTACCAGGAATTCCTCGCCGCCCCGGAATCGCGCCGCCGCTATTGGGCCCGGGCCATGCTCGGCTGGCCGCGCGTGCGCCAGGCACGGCCGAACGTTGCCCATGAGGCTTTGGCCAGTCTGCAAAGCCACGGGCGGATCGGCGGTTTGATTACTCAGAATGTCGATACCTTGCACGATCAGGCCGGCAGTCACGACGTCATCGAACTGCACGGCAGCCTGCACCGGGTGTTGTGCCTGGATTGCGGTCAGCGCAGCGAGCGGGACTCGATTCAGCAACTGATGGAAACGCAGAACCCGTATCTGGCAGGCGTCGATGCCGTGCAGGCACCGGACGGCGACACCCTGCTCGACCCGGCTTTCGAGGCGCGCTTTCAGGTGCCGCATTGCCCGCATTGCGCAGGGGAACGAATGAAACCGGACGTGGTGTTTTTTGGTGAGAACGTGGCGCAGCCAACGGCGGCGCGGGCCATGGCGCTGGCGGAAAATGCCGCCGGGATGCTGGTGGTGGGTTCGTCGTTGATGGCGTATTCGGCGTTTCGCCTGTGCCGGGTGATTGCGGACCGGGGCAAGCCGCTGATCGCGATCAATCTGGGGAAAACGCGGGCGGATGAGTTGCTGGATTTGAAGATTGAAGCGTCCTGCGAACAGCTATTACCGTTACTGACACAACGCCTGACTTCATGA
- a CDS encoding CoA transferase subunit A: protein MAGFDKRVYSYEEAMAGLEDGMTVIAGGFGLCGIPENLIAEIKRKGTRDLTVVSNNCGVDGFGLGVLLTDRQISKVVASYVGENKLFEEQLLKGDIEVVLTPQGTLAEKMRAGGAGIPAFFTATGVGTPVAEGKEVREFHGRKYLMEESITGDFAIVKGWKADHFGNVIYRHTAQNFNPLAATAGKITVVEVEEIVEPGELDPSQIHTPGIYVDRVICGTFEKRIEQRTIRK, encoded by the coding sequence ATGGCAGGTTTCGACAAGCGCGTGTATTCCTACGAGGAAGCCATGGCAGGTCTTGAAGACGGCATGACCGTGATCGCCGGCGGCTTCGGCCTGTGCGGCATCCCGGAAAACCTGATCGCCGAGATCAAGCGCAAGGGCACCCGCGACCTCACCGTCGTCTCCAACAACTGCGGCGTTGATGGCTTCGGCCTCGGCGTGCTGCTGACCGACCGCCAGATCAGCAAGGTGGTCGCCTCTTACGTCGGCGAAAACAAGCTGTTTGAAGAGCAATTGCTCAAAGGCGACATCGAAGTCGTACTGACCCCGCAAGGCACCCTCGCCGAGAAAATGCGCGCAGGCGGCGCCGGCATCCCGGCGTTCTTCACGGCTACTGGCGTCGGCACCCCGGTCGCCGAAGGCAAGGAAGTACGTGAATTCCACGGTCGCAAGTACCTGATGGAAGAGTCCATCACCGGCGACTTCGCCATCGTCAAAGGCTGGAAAGCCGACCATTTCGGCAACGTCATCTACCGCCACACCGCCCAGAATTTCAACCCGCTGGCCGCTACCGCCGGCAAGATCACCGTGGTCGAAGTCGAAGAAATCGTCGAACCCGGCGAGCTGGATCCGTCGCAGATCCACACCCCCGGCATCTACGTCGACCGGGTCATTTGCGGCACGTTCGAAAAACGCATCGAACAACGCACCATCCGCAAATAA
- a CDS encoding LysR family transcriptional regulator, whose product MTIKQIRAFLAVAQSLSFAVACERLHLSQSALSLTIKALEEGLGGRLFSRNTRNVALTPEGESLLPLARRLIADWDNAEDEMRQRFSLQRGRVTLAAMPSFAGNLLPPILKTFRARYPNVNVTVNDVINEQVLEMVRDRQVELGVAFEPMQNTSLTFTPLYRDRFVAVVPQDSPLAARSDIDWQTLLQEPFITLQRPSTVRVMLEEHLQARGMKLPVEFESHQLATVGRMVASGLGVSAVPALCAGQMRELGAHCLTLHEPVVERAIGVLTDPGNELSAAAQALFDILKAEH is encoded by the coding sequence ATGACCATCAAGCAGATCCGTGCCTTTCTCGCCGTGGCCCAAAGCCTGAGCTTTGCCGTGGCCTGCGAGCGCCTGCACCTGTCGCAATCGGCGCTGAGCCTGACCATCAAAGCGCTGGAAGAGGGCCTGGGCGGGCGCCTGTTCAGCCGCAACACGCGCAACGTGGCGCTGACCCCGGAGGGCGAATCGCTGCTGCCGCTGGCCCGGCGCCTGATCGCCGACTGGGACAACGCCGAAGACGAAATGCGCCAGCGCTTCAGCCTGCAGCGTGGGCGGGTGACGCTGGCGGCGATGCCGTCGTTTGCCGGTAACCTGCTGCCGCCGATCCTCAAGACCTTTCGCGCGCGTTATCCGAACGTCAACGTGACGGTCAACGACGTGATCAACGAGCAAGTGCTGGAAATGGTTCGCGATCGTCAGGTCGAACTTGGCGTGGCCTTCGAGCCGATGCAGAACACCTCGCTGACCTTCACGCCGCTTTACCGGGATCGCTTCGTCGCCGTCGTGCCGCAGGATTCGCCGCTGGCCGCCCGGAGCGACATCGATTGGCAGACCTTGCTGCAGGAACCGTTCATTACCCTGCAACGACCGTCCACGGTTCGGGTGATGCTGGAAGAACACTTGCAGGCCCGAGGCATGAAGCTGCCGGTGGAATTTGAAAGCCATCAACTGGCGACGGTGGGGCGGATGGTGGCGAGCGGGCTGGGTGTCAGCGCGGTGCCGGCGTTGTGTGCCGGGCAGATGCGCGAGTTGGGAGCGCATTGCCTGACCTTGCACGAACCGGTGGTGGAGCGGGCGATTGGCGTGCTGACGGATCCGGGGAATGAACTGTCGGCGGCGGCGCAGGCGCTTTTTGACATTCTCAAGGCTGAACACTGA
- a CDS encoding class I SAM-dependent methyltransferase: MDEARLNEFMGKLVNDMGGAAMLANVIVGEELGLYRAMADSQPISPETLAEKTTCNPRLVREWLSAHAASGYMEHHDGKFRLPEEQALALAKEDSPVYVAGGLGVVASFFHDKDKLVKAMRGNGALSWGDHHPCMFTGTERFFRPGYKGHLIAEWLPALDGVVAKLEAGAKVADIGCGHGASTVIMAQAYPNSRFVGFDYHAPSITVATQRAEEGGVSSRARFFQGTAKSYPGDDYDLICYFDCLHDMGDPVGAAKHAFESLKDDGTVLLVEPFANDTLDENITPVGRLFYAASTFICTPNSLSQEVGLGLGAQAGESRLRKVFTEAGFKHFRRATQTPFNLILEARK, translated from the coding sequence ATGGACGAGGCCAGACTCAACGAATTCATGGGAAAACTGGTCAACGACATGGGCGGCGCGGCTATGCTGGCCAATGTCATTGTCGGCGAAGAACTCGGCCTTTACCGGGCGATGGCCGACAGTCAGCCGATCAGCCCCGAAACCCTTGCCGAAAAAACCACCTGCAACCCGCGACTGGTGCGCGAATGGCTGAGCGCCCACGCGGCGTCCGGCTATATGGAACACCACGACGGCAAGTTTCGTTTGCCGGAAGAACAGGCGCTGGCCCTGGCCAAGGAAGATTCGCCGGTGTACGTGGCCGGCGGGCTAGGCGTGGTGGCGTCGTTTTTCCATGACAAGGACAAACTGGTCAAAGCCATGCGCGGCAACGGCGCCCTGTCGTGGGGCGATCACCATCCGTGCATGTTCACCGGCACCGAGCGCTTCTTCCGCCCCGGCTACAAGGGGCATTTGATCGCCGAATGGCTGCCGGCGCTGGACGGTGTGGTGGCCAAACTCGAAGCAGGCGCCAAGGTCGCCGATATCGGCTGCGGTCACGGTGCGTCCACGGTGATCATGGCCCAGGCCTATCCCAACTCGCGGTTCGTCGGCTTCGACTATCACGCGCCTTCGATCACCGTCGCCACCCAACGGGCGGAAGAAGGCGGCGTCAGCAGTCGCGCGCGGTTCTTCCAGGGCACGGCGAAAAGCTACCCCGGCGACGACTATGACCTGATCTGTTATTTCGACTGCCTGCACGACATGGGCGATCCGGTCGGTGCGGCGAAGCATGCGTTTGAATCGTTGAAGGACGACGGCACAGTGCTGCTGGTCGAGCCGTTCGCCAACGACACCCTGGACGAAAACATCACGCCGGTCGGGCGCTTGTTCTATGCGGCATCGACGTTCATTTGCACGCCGAACTCGCTGTCCCAGGAAGTGGGCCTCGGCCTTGGTGCGCAGGCGGGCGAGTCACGCTTGCGCAAGGTGTTTACCGAAGCCGGCTTCAAACACTTCCGGCGGGCGACGCAGACGCCGTTCAACCTGATTCTGGAGGCGCGCAAGTAA
- a CDS encoding NAD(P)/FAD-dependent oxidoreductase — protein MKPFDVVVIGGGPAGSAAAIGCAQRGLRVAMIERQEFPRFRPGESLHPGIEPVLAQLGVAGQLCVQDALRFNGHWVQWNGPLRFNGFGSDDKGSWRGFQIPRATLDTALLQHAAALGVMVHQPCRALAVLGEKCRVRGVITDSGPLHADYVIDASGASAWLHRQLGLTIRRCSPRLIARYGYVRGCPLAYRHAPHLSAVPGGWTWIANVQAQLTHWTHLAFDAPNLRRPAIPEQLQHLPMQGAIHGADVTWRISTAVAGNGYFMVGDAASQLDPASSHGVLKALMTGMQAAQVVSDCIGQPSVQSSAQRQYSQWLGDWFEKDMEQLRRFYRLHPDPPRWLQPHV, from the coding sequence TTGAAGCCCTTTGATGTCGTGGTGATCGGTGGCGGTCCGGCGGGATCGGCGGCAGCGATCGGTTGCGCACAACGCGGTCTGCGCGTGGCAATGATCGAGCGTCAGGAATTCCCGCGATTTCGCCCCGGTGAGAGCCTGCATCCAGGCATCGAACCCGTGTTGGCGCAACTGGGCGTCGCCGGGCAACTGTGTGTGCAGGATGCGCTGCGTTTCAACGGGCACTGGGTGCAATGGAACGGGCCGCTGCGCTTCAACGGCTTCGGCAGTGACGACAAGGGTTCATGGCGAGGCTTTCAGATTCCCCGGGCAACGCTGGACACAGCGTTATTGCAGCACGCCGCAGCGCTGGGAGTGATGGTGCACCAGCCGTGTCGCGCTCTCGCCGTCCTTGGCGAGAAGTGTCGCGTGCGCGGTGTCATAACCGATTCAGGCCCGTTGCACGCCGACTATGTGATCGATGCCAGCGGCGCGTCAGCCTGGCTGCATCGACAGCTGGGATTGACCATCCGCCGCTGTTCGCCACGCCTGATTGCCCGCTACGGTTACGTCCGGGGTTGTCCACTCGCTTATCGGCACGCACCGCACTTGTCAGCAGTTCCCGGTGGATGGACGTGGATCGCAAACGTGCAGGCGCAATTGACGCACTGGACGCATCTGGCCTTCGACGCGCCGAACCTGCGCCGCCCGGCGATTCCAGAGCAGCTGCAACACTTGCCCATGCAAGGCGCCATCCACGGCGCCGATGTAACGTGGCGGATCAGCACGGCAGTCGCCGGTAACGGCTACTTCATGGTCGGTGACGCGGCCAGTCAGCTTGACCCGGCGTCTTCCCATGGCGTGCTCAAGGCCTTGATGACCGGCATGCAGGCCGCGCAGGTGGTGTCCGACTGCATCGGGCAACCCTCTGTGCAATCGTCGGCTCAGAGGCAATACAGCCAATGGCTGGGCGACTGGTTCGAGAAAGACATGGAACAACTGCGTCGCTTCTATCGCCTTCATCCTGATCCGCCACGCTGGCTGCAACCTCATGTCTGA
- a CDS encoding CoA transferase subunit B, which produces MALTREQMAQRVAREMQDGYYVNLGIGIPTLVANYIPEGMEVMLQSENGLLGMGPFPTEDTIDADMINAGKQTVTARIGASIFNSAESFAMIRGGHVDLTVLGAFEVDVQGNIASWMIPGKLVKGMGGAMDLVAGADNIIVIMTHASKDGESKLLSQCSLPLTGAGCIKRVLTDLAYLEIENGAFVLKERAPGVSVEEIVAKTAGKLIVPDHVPEMQFAAE; this is translated from the coding sequence ATGGCACTTACCCGCGAACAAATGGCTCAACGCGTCGCCCGCGAAATGCAGGACGGCTACTACGTTAACCTCGGCATCGGCATTCCGACCCTGGTCGCCAACTACATCCCCGAAGGCATGGAAGTCATGCTGCAATCGGAAAACGGCCTGCTCGGCATGGGCCCTTTCCCGACTGAAGACACCATCGACGCCGACATGATCAACGCCGGCAAACAGACCGTAACCGCGCGCATCGGCGCATCGATTTTCAACTCCGCCGAGTCCTTTGCCATGATCCGCGGCGGTCACGTCGACCTGACCGTGCTGGGCGCGTTCGAAGTGGACGTGCAAGGCAACATCGCCTCCTGGATGATCCCGGGCAAACTGGTCAAGGGCATGGGCGGCGCGATGGACCTGGTGGCCGGCGCCGACAACATCATCGTCATCATGACCCACGCGTCCAAGGACGGTGAGTCCAAGTTGCTGAGCCAATGCAGCCTGCCGCTGACCGGCGCCGGTTGCATCAAGCGCGTGCTGACTGACCTTGCGTACCTGGAAATCGAAAATGGCGCTTTTGTCCTCAAGGAACGCGCACCTGGCGTCAGCGTCGAGGAAATCGTCGCCAAAACCGCTGGTAAACTGATCGTCCCGGATCACGTACCGGAAATGCAGTTCGCTGCCGAGTGA
- a CDS encoding DUF2790 domain-containing protein: MNTKTKSIAAACLFAALNICTLSARAEADVTPQTYSYGSHLDIQKVVSLKQDNSMTCGIVDARLTYLDSAGKTQVLDYRKFADGCNEDN; this comes from the coding sequence ATGAACACCAAGACCAAATCGATCGCTGCCGCTTGCCTGTTTGCCGCTTTGAACATCTGCACCCTGTCGGCCCGAGCCGAAGCCGATGTCACCCCGCAAACCTACTCCTACGGCAGCCACCTGGACATCCAGAAAGTGGTGTCGCTGAAACAGGACAACTCGATGACCTGCGGCATCGTCGACGCCCGCCTGACCTACCTCGACTCGGCCGGCAAGACCCAGGTGCTCGACTACCGCAAATTCGCCGACGGCTGCAACGAAGACAACTGA
- a CDS encoding response regulator, which produces MEHVDHILIVDDDREIRELVGNYLKKNGLRTTVVADGRQMRSFLEANTVDLIVLDIMMPGDDGLLLCRELRSGKHRATPILMLTARNDETDRILGLEMGADDYLTKPFAARELLARINAVLRRTRMLPPNLVVTESGRLLAFGRWQLDTSARHLLDKDGTMVALSGAEYRLLRVFLDHPQRVLSRDQLLNLTQGRDADLFDRSIDLLVSRLRQRLLDDAREPAYIKTVRSEGYVFSLPVEVLGAPA; this is translated from the coding sequence ATGGAACATGTCGATCACATCCTGATCGTCGACGACGACCGCGAGATTCGCGAACTGGTCGGCAATTACCTGAAGAAGAACGGCCTGCGCACCACGGTGGTTGCCGATGGCCGGCAGATGCGCAGCTTTCTGGAAGCCAACACCGTCGACCTGATCGTGCTCGACATCATGATGCCCGGCGACGACGGCCTGCTGCTGTGCCGCGAATTGCGCTCGGGCAAACACAGGGCCACACCGATCCTGATGCTCACTGCGCGCAACGATGAAACCGACCGCATCCTTGGTCTGGAAATGGGCGCTGACGATTACCTGACCAAACCGTTCGCCGCCCGCGAACTGCTGGCGCGGATCAATGCCGTGCTGCGCCGCACCCGGATGCTGCCGCCGAACCTGGTGGTGACCGAAAGCGGTCGGCTGCTGGCGTTCGGTCGCTGGCAGCTCGACACATCGGCTCGGCATCTGCTGGACAAGGACGGCACCATGGTCGCGCTGAGTGGCGCGGAATACCGTCTGTTGCGCGTGTTCCTCGACCATCCGCAACGGGTGCTGAGCCGCGATCAATTGCTGAATCTGACCCAGGGCCGTGACGCCGATCTGTTTGACCGCTCCATCGATCTGCTGGTCAGCCGTCTGCGCCAGCGCCTGCTGGATGACGCCCGTGAACCGGCCTACATCAAGACCGTGCGCAGCGAAGGCTATGTGTTCTCGCTGCCGGTCGAAGTCCTCGGAGCCCCCGCATGA
- a CDS encoding ATP-binding protein — protein MNVALRWPRTLASRLSLIFLIGLILAQALSFGAQYYERYESAKNTMLGNLETDVSTSIAILDRLPAEERPMWLKRLARKNYGYLLSEGEPGTPLDPQDVPIAVTSITDAIGEAYPLTFTDIPGPIKHFQGHLRLSDGSPVTIDVRPSMVPLSPWLPVVLLGQLALMLACTWLAVRIAIRPLTRLANAVETLDPNAHPINLDEKGPNEVAYAARAFNSMQARIAAYLKERMQLLAAISHDLQTPITRMKLRAEFMDDSAEKDKLWNDLGEMEHLVREGVAYARSIHGSTEESRRTNLDSFLDSLVFDYQDMGKEVQLSGKSEAVIDTRPHALRRVLVNLTDNALKFAGAAELLIQRDRNELSIKVMDRGPGIAEEELAQVMEPFYRVENSRNRSTGGTGLGLAIAQQLALALGGSLTLSNREGGGLCAELKLPLS, from the coding sequence ATGAATGTCGCCCTGCGCTGGCCGCGCACCCTCGCCTCCCGCTTGTCGCTGATTTTCCTGATCGGGCTGATCCTCGCTCAGGCGCTGTCGTTCGGCGCGCAATATTACGAGCGCTACGAAAGCGCGAAAAACACCATGCTCGGCAACCTCGAAACCGACGTCTCGACCTCGATTGCCATTCTTGATCGTCTGCCCGCCGAAGAACGCCCGATGTGGCTCAAACGCCTGGCGCGCAAGAACTACGGTTATCTGCTGAGCGAAGGCGAACCGGGCACGCCGCTGGACCCGCAGGACGTGCCGATTGCCGTCACCTCGATTACCGACGCAATTGGCGAGGCCTATCCGCTGACGTTCACCGATATTCCCGGCCCGATAAAACACTTTCAAGGCCACCTGCGCCTGAGCGACGGCAGCCCGGTGACCATCGATGTGCGCCCGTCGATGGTGCCGCTGTCGCCGTGGCTGCCGGTGGTGTTACTCGGGCAACTGGCGCTGATGCTCGCCTGCACCTGGCTGGCGGTGCGCATCGCCATCCGCCCCCTCACCCGTCTCGCCAACGCGGTGGAAACCCTCGATCCCAACGCCCACCCGATCAACCTCGACGAAAAAGGCCCGAACGAAGTGGCTTACGCCGCCCGCGCTTTCAACTCGATGCAGGCGCGCATCGCCGCGTACCTGAAAGAGCGCATGCAACTGCTGGCGGCGATTTCCCACGACCTGCAAACCCCGATCACCCGCATGAAGCTGCGGGCGGAGTTCATGGACGATTCGGCCGAGAAAGACAAACTGTGGAACGACCTCGGCGAGATGGAGCATCTGGTGCGCGAAGGTGTGGCCTACGCCCGCAGCATCCACGGCTCGACTGAAGAAAGCCGACGCACCAATCTGGACTCGTTCCTCGACAGCCTGGTGTTCGACTATCAGGACATGGGCAAGGAAGTGCAGTTGAGCGGCAAGAGTGAGGCGGTCATCGATACCCGTCCCCACGCGTTGCGCCGGGTGCTGGTCAACCTGACCGACAACGCGCTGAAGTTCGCCGGCGCTGCCGAGCTGCTGATTCAACGCGACAGGAACGAACTGTCGATCAAGGTCATGGATCGCGGCCCGGGCATCGCCGAAGAAGAGCTGGCCCAGGTGATGGAGCCTTTCTACCGCGTGGAAAACTCGCGCAACCGCAGCACCGGCGGCACCGGGCTTGGGCTGGCGATCGCCCAGCAACTGGCGCTGGCGCTGGGCGGTTCGCTGACGCTGAGCAATCGCGAAGGTGGCGGGTTGTGTGCGGAGCTGAAACTGCCATTGAGCTGA
- a CDS encoding DNA-binding domain-containing protein has protein sequence MDSLLLQQQALTRYLRDPEHEAPPADMNAARVNVYRDLVFNNVSQLLGGTFPVLIRIIGQERWRTLIRGFLRDYRAQTPKFGEIAEEFVGYLASEPAVLSDGKWPAFLVELAHYEWVEMVLQQSDAEPLPASDPAQLLDRPLQVSALAWPLAYTWPVQMLGPDHQPATPPVQPTLLLVRRTTDWSVKFSELSPLAWRLLQRIEAFPLLSGREQLQGLALEAGLPATMSFKDSGLALLQQLHEDGVIGVV, from the coding sequence GTGGATAGTCTTCTGCTGCAACAACAGGCCCTGACCCGCTATTTGCGCGATCCAGAACATGAAGCGCCGCCCGCCGACATGAACGCGGCGCGGGTCAATGTCTATCGCGATCTGGTGTTCAACAACGTCTCGCAACTGCTGGGCGGTACGTTTCCGGTGCTGATCCGGATCATCGGCCAGGAACGCTGGCGCACGTTGATTCGTGGCTTCCTGCGGGACTACCGCGCACAGACACCGAAATTCGGCGAGATCGCCGAGGAGTTTGTCGGTTACCTCGCCTCGGAGCCTGCCGTATTGAGCGACGGAAAATGGCCGGCGTTTCTGGTGGAGCTGGCGCATTACGAATGGGTGGAAATGGTGTTGCAGCAGTCCGACGCCGAACCCTTGCCGGCGAGCGATCCGGCGCAGTTGCTGGATCGGCCGTTGCAGGTTTCGGCACTGGCCTGGCCCTTGGCGTACACCTGGCCGGTGCAGATGCTCGGGCCGGATCATCAACCGGCCACGCCACCTGTCCAGCCGACGCTTTTGCTGGTGCGGCGTACGACGGACTGGAGTGTGAAGTTTTCCGAGCTGAGCCCATTGGCCTGGCGGTTGTTGCAGCGGATCGAGGCGTTCCCGTTGCTGAGCGGTCGCGAGCAACTGCAAGGGCTGGCGTTGGAGGCGGGGTTACCCGCAACGATGTCGTTCAAGGACAGCGGACTGGCGTTGCTGCAGCAACTGCATGAGGACGGTGTGATCGGCGTTGTCTGA